The proteins below are encoded in one region of Salipiger sp. H15:
- a CDS encoding tripartite tricarboxylate transporter substrate-binding protein → MSYTRNLVTAAILATGLTATAASAAECIAPADPGGGWDFTCRTVGRLLTELGLEDSAVQVTNMPGGVGAVAFANVAGKRASEGDLLVATSTVGVTQIAQGKYPGGVDVMRWVGMLGTDVGVITVPADSEYETIGDLLNALKADPTSVPVAGSSGAGGWDHIRLLMLADAAGMPGDDYKAIRWVQFDGGSPAVTQMLGGQVGAVSTDLGEIAGFVESGDIKILAALSDEPIPAFPDAPTAKDQGYDVTGYNWRGFYTGGDVSDEDYQAWVDELKSLFDTQEWKDAAEGNGLITVWRGGDEFEAYVADQAKQMEEISRSIGVIK, encoded by the coding sequence AGCGCGGCCGAATGCATCGCGCCCGCGGACCCGGGCGGCGGCTGGGACTTCACCTGCCGCACCGTCGGCCGCCTGCTGACCGAGCTCGGGCTCGAGGACAGCGCCGTCCAGGTGACCAACATGCCCGGCGGCGTCGGCGCGGTGGCCTTCGCCAACGTGGCGGGCAAGCGCGCCTCCGAGGGCGACCTGCTGGTCGCCACTTCGACCGTGGGCGTGACACAGATCGCGCAGGGCAAGTACCCGGGCGGCGTCGACGTGATGCGCTGGGTCGGCATGCTCGGCACCGACGTGGGCGTGATCACCGTCCCGGCGGATTCCGAGTACGAGACCATCGGCGACCTGCTCAACGCGCTGAAGGCCGATCCGACCTCGGTTCCGGTGGCGGGCTCCTCGGGTGCCGGTGGCTGGGACCACATCCGCCTGCTGATGCTGGCCGACGCCGCGGGCATGCCCGGCGACGACTACAAGGCGATCCGCTGGGTGCAGTTCGACGGCGGCAGCCCCGCCGTGACCCAGATGCTCGGCGGCCAGGTCGGCGCGGTGTCGACCGACCTCGGCGAGATCGCCGGCTTCGTGGAGTCGGGCGACATCAAGATCCTCGCGGCGCTGTCGGACGAGCCGATCCCGGCCTTCCCCGACGCCCCCACCGCCAAGGATCAGGGCTATGACGTGACCGGCTACAACTGGCGCGGCTTCTACACCGGCGGCGATGTCTCGGACGAGGACTACCAGGCCTGGGTGGACGAGCTGAAATCGCTCTTCGACACCCAGGAGTGGAAGGACGCCGCCGAGGGCAACGGCCTGATCACCGTCTGGCGCGGTGGCGACGAGTTCGAGGCCTATGTCGCGGACCAGGCCAAGCAGATGGAAGAGATCTCGCGCAGCATCGGGGTCATCAAATGA